The following coding sequences lie in one Apium graveolens cultivar Ventura chromosome 3, ASM990537v1, whole genome shotgun sequence genomic window:
- the LOC141714850 gene encoding protein FAR1-RELATED SEQUENCE 5-like, translating into MNNVGGDNTNVDNVSVHNVDNNVGGDNVGGHNIDNVGGDNFDGENVDDVKDEKNVEKKNHGFKNCNDVVPYVGKIFDTLDDAEAFYRNYGRKEGFEIIIRNTHKRTNINEPSYRLFICRKGERVGATPLDFGKGKRVREVIPRTNCGARMCVVHKVKMDKWKISSVDLEHNHKLVSPEKVQFFQRSLNIDPMTRSLIELFNKSGIETSKIMKFPSETKGGVENLGFSNQDVRNVIHDENRVRGLVWVDPRSMNTYKNFGDVVTFDSTYQKNRYYMPFIPITGVNHHYQNILFGFSLVRDETEASYKWVLRTWLEAVDNKPPRIIITDQDIASENAIAEVMPMPQTKHTYCTWHISSKFSEKLSYLYTNYLEFKTGFNACVYKSLTPTKFEDRWEQLVEKYDLEDHAWLNDMYAIRTQWIGDYTKQHFSAGMTTTSRSESTIFFLMNMCNHLPV; encoded by the exons ATGAATAATGTTGGTGGTGATAATACTAATGTTGATAATGTTAGTGTTCATAATGTTGATAATAACGTTGGTGGTGATAATGTTGGCGGTCATAATATTGATAACGTTGGTGGTGATAATTTTGACGGTGAAAATGTTGATGACGTAAAAGATGAGAAAAATGTTGAGAAAAAAAATCATGGATTTAAGAATTGTAACGATGTTGTGCCTTATGTCGGCAAGATTTTCGATACATTGGATGATGCGGAAGCATTTTATAGGAATTATGGTCGAAAAGAGGGATTCGAGATAATAATTAGGAATACTCATAAGCGAACAAACATAAATGAACCATCATACCGTTTGTTTATTTGTCGAAAAGGTGAAAGGGTAGGAGCGACGCCGTTGGATTTTGGTAAAGGAAAACGAGTTAGAGAGGTAATTCCACGAACGAATTGTGGTGCTCGAATGTGTGTCGTTCACAAAGTGAAGATGGACAAATGGAAAATTAGTTCGGTGGATTTAGAACACAATCATAAATTGGTGTCGCCGGAAAAAGTTCAATTTTTTCAAAGATCACTCAACATAGATCCTATGACGCGATCATTGATTGAGTTGTTTAACAAATCGGGAATTGAGACGAGCAAAATAATGAAGTTTCCTAGCGAGACAAAGGGGGGTGTTGAAAATCTTGGTTTTTCTAATCAAGACGTACGTAATGTTATAC ATGATGAGAATCGTGTACGGGGTTTGGTGTGGGTTGATCCTCGATCCATGAACACGTACAAGAATTTTGGTGATGTGGTTACGTTTGATTCAACTTACCAGAAGAATAGGTATTATATGCCTTTCATACCTATTACGGGCGTaaaccaccattatcaaaatatACTATTTGGATTTTCACTTGTAAGGGATGAGACTGAGGCATCGTATAAGTGGGTTTTGAGGACATGGTTGGAAGCCGTCGACAATAAACCGCCTCGAATAATTATTACTGATCAAGACATTGCATCGGAAAATGCCATTGCCGAGGTCATGCCTATGCCACAAACAAAGCATACATATTGTACATGGCATATAAGTAGTAAGTTTTCCGAGAAGTTGTCTTATTTGTACACAAATTATCTGGAGTTCAAGACAGGGTTTAATGCATGTGTGTACAAGTCGTTAACACCTACAAAATTTGAAGATAGATGGGAGCAATTAGTCGAGAAGTACGATCTTGAGGATCATGCTTGGTTAAATGACATGTATGCTATTAGAACTCAATGGATTGGTGATTACACGAAGCAACATTTTTCCGCCGGCATGACTACAACTTCAAGAAGCGAGTctacaattttttttttgatgAATATGTGCAATCATCTACCGGTTTGA